One genomic region from Terriglobus aquaticus encodes:
- a CDS encoding metal-dependent hydrolase, translating into MRRREYADMAAAAIDRLALYASRVEPVTHMLTGACLSRALGFPRRARFATLACVIAAELPDADYVYRLGGPVTYFQHHRGWTHAFWSLPLQAAFVVALMYGWRFARRRWKRRRSHDDPPPFRPVLLGCMALLAQLSHILLDWTNNYGVRPFAPWNPRWYAGELVFIVEPVLLLVLGGALLLPFIFSVTDAEIGIRRTRYSGQWIAAIALVVMVALWGWRWQQHDTAIHIAEQQEYAGGRVLRVSANPYPVNGYRWHMVVETPNNFQTGAVDTRNLVMEMDQQPTPKPATTLSTLAAKHSLLGRAYLDWSRFPVTTDMGTVGENHPEMDLQPQERAFHDVLFQDLRFGYDIWNLHGQASRALSGEAWVNDQREVERMYLGSSEQNP; encoded by the coding sequence GTGGAACCCGTAACCCACATGCTGACCGGGGCCTGCCTTTCGCGCGCGCTCGGCTTTCCCAGGCGCGCCCGGTTTGCCACGCTGGCGTGTGTGATCGCAGCCGAACTGCCCGACGCCGATTACGTTTACCGCCTTGGCGGTCCGGTCACCTACTTTCAGCACCACCGCGGCTGGACGCACGCATTCTGGTCGCTGCCCTTGCAGGCCGCGTTTGTTGTGGCGCTGATGTATGGTTGGCGCTTCGCCCGGCGCAGGTGGAAGCGAAGGCGATCGCACGACGACCCACCACCGTTTCGCCCGGTGCTGCTGGGCTGCATGGCGCTGCTCGCGCAGCTGTCGCACATCCTGCTGGACTGGACCAACAACTACGGCGTGCGGCCGTTTGCTCCGTGGAACCCCCGCTGGTACGCCGGCGAGCTGGTCTTCATCGTGGAACCTGTGCTGCTGCTGGTGCTGGGCGGCGCGCTCTTGTTGCCGTTCATCTTCAGCGTTACGGATGCGGAGATCGGGATCCGCCGCACGCGCTACAGCGGCCAGTGGATCGCCGCAATCGCCCTAGTTGTGATGGTCGCGCTATGGGGCTGGCGATGGCAGCAGCACGATACGGCGATTCACATTGCGGAGCAGCAGGAGTACGCCGGCGGACGCGTTCTGCGCGTTTCCGCAAACCCGTACCCGGTGAATGGGTATCGCTGGCACATGGTGGTGGAGACTCCCAACAACTTCCAGACGGGCGCGGTGGACACGCGCAACCTGGTGATGGAGATGGATCAGCAGCCGACGCCCAAGCCGGCCACCACGCTGAGCACGCTGGCCGCCAAGCATAGCCTGCTGGGTCGGGCGTACCTGGACTGGTCCAGGTTCCCCGTGACCACGGACATGGGGACCGTGGGCGAGAACCACCCGGAGATGGACCTGCAGCCGCAGGAACGGGCGTTCCACGACGTTCTGTTCCAGGACCTGCGCTTCGGGTACGACATCTGGAACCTGCACGGGCAGGCCAGCAGGGCGCTCTCCGGCGAGGCATGGGTCAACGATCAGCGAGAGGTGGAGCGCATGTACCTGGGCAGCAGCGAGCAGAATCCGTAG
- a CDS encoding DUF6580 family putative transport protein: MAAIIVLILAILSRFLPHALHTAAWGVTALGGGLLFAGSRWDRPHRWQVGLAVLGIAVSDWVLTTRVYGFPFHVSGYVVTWLWYGLLCLAASAWLYRRSSFLRVVMAALFSSTGFFLLSNGMVWATGTMYARSIAGLTACYVAGLPFYRNDVLSTLAVCGILFGVPALARRFAVEYPHNTLST, translated from the coding sequence ATGGCTGCAATCATCGTTTTGATCCTCGCGATCCTCAGCCGCTTTCTGCCGCATGCCTTGCACACTGCTGCATGGGGCGTGACCGCACTGGGTGGTGGCCTGCTCTTTGCCGGGTCGCGGTGGGACCGGCCTCACCGGTGGCAAGTTGGTCTCGCCGTCCTTGGTATTGCAGTCAGCGACTGGGTGCTGACCACACGGGTCTACGGCTTTCCGTTCCACGTTTCCGGCTATGTAGTTACGTGGCTGTGGTACGGCCTGCTGTGCCTGGCGGCCTCGGCATGGCTGTACCGGCGCAGCAGTTTCTTGCGCGTGGTCATGGCTGCGCTGTTCTCCTCGACCGGCTTCTTTCTGCTGAGCAATGGCATGGTCTGGGCGACCGGCACCATGTACGCACGGAGTATTGCGGGTCTGACGGCTTGCTATGTTGCAGGTCTGCCGTTCTACCGGAACGACGTTCTCTCAACGCTCGCCGTCTGCGGGATTCTGTTTGGCGTGCCCGCCCTCGCCCGCAGGTTTGCGGTGGAGTACCCGCACAACACGCTGTCGACGTAG